The Raphanus sativus cultivar WK10039 chromosome 2, ASM80110v3, whole genome shotgun sequence genome includes a region encoding these proteins:
- the LOC108838098 gene encoding uncharacterized protein LOC108838098, which yields MSLFMSRLRLGKQGLVRRSSLLIFSNGLSSSSLHQTPPCNIIGAKACGEGLGKLIIKNASERDPTELEKKVPIDLVYNNHGNATIVGASHGWIATLKNDGILRLQDDLNPYASYTEPKHIPLPPLVTMRHCQTKIITNVSMSSSCPGDDENCVVAAKFLGAQLSFCKPAGKSSKPEWTNIRIKNPCFYSSRVLFSKKDEMFRILGYGGHLIGSWDPRKPSEDPKLQTLHFQKIPKLPKATRELMDSCCKSEHLVESPTGETFLVKMYRKTSEITKGGIAKMKTRALMVFKIDEEGNADYTQDIGDLVIFLSDSEPFCAPATSFPGLHSNHVEFLEAFNEVAYIDLSGHAFISYIGSHFPAYYIPPQNLEK from the coding sequence ATGTCTCTGTTTATGAGTCGGCTCCGCCTTGGGAAACAAGGGTTGGTGAGAAGATCATCTCTTCTTATCTTCTCTAATGGCTTGTCATCATCTTCCTTACATCAAACCCCTCCTTGTAATATCATCGGCGCTAAAGCTTGTGGAGAGGGTCTCGGGAAACTCATCATCAAGAATGCTAGCGAACGTGACCCTACTGAACTGGAAAAAAAAGTGCCTATAGATTTGGTGTATAATAATCATGGTAACGCTACCATCGTTGGGGCATCTCATGGCTGGATAGCTACTCTCAAGAACGACGGAATCCTGCGTCTCCAGGACGATCTCAACCCATATGCATCGTATACAGAACCAAAACACATCCCTCTGCCTCCTCTTGTGACAATGAGACATTGCCAAACCAAAATCATCACCAACGTGTCAATGTCCTCATCTTGTCCGGGTGATGATGAGAACTGTGTTGTGGCTGCTAAGTTCTTGGGAGCTCAGCTCAGCTTTTGCAAACCGGCCGGTAAGAGTAGTAAACCCGAGTGGACCAACATCAGGATCAAAAACCCCTGTTTCTACTCCTCACGTGTCTTGTTCTCCAAGAAAGACGAGATGTTTCGCATTCTCGGATATGGAGGCCACCTCATCGGGTCATGGGATCCCCGCAAACCCAGCGAGGACCCCAAGTTGCAGACCTTGCATTTCCAAAAGATTCCTAAGCTTCCCAAGGCCACACGCGAGCTTATGGACTCGTGTTGCAAGAGCGAGCACTTGGTGGAGTCACCAACTGGTGAGACTTTCTTGGTTAAGATGTACAGGAAGACATCCGAGATCACAAAGGGTGGTATTGCAAAAATGAAGACGAGAGCTTTAATGGTGTTCAAGATAGATGAAGAAGGAAACGCTGATTACACTCAAGACATAGGAGATCTCGTCATTTTCCTCTCGGATTCTGAACCATTCTGTGCTCCTGCTACTTCCTTTCCTGGCTTGCACTCAAACCACGTTGAGTTCTTGGAAGCTTTTAACGAAGTCGCGTATATCGATCTGTCTGGTCACGCCTTCATTAGCTATATTGGTTCTCACTTCCCTGCTTACTATATTCCACCTCAAAATCTAGAAAAGTAG
- the LOC108840767 gene encoding uncharacterized protein LOC108840767, with protein MSLILSRLSKLRLGKSRRSTLPLLLSNGFSSSLRKKQTPPCLIFATPCEPYEAFLGKLVRYNVNDKTTTDLEKKVHMELVYNDLFGTVVTIGAANGWVATLNGMDGVLRLQDDLNPYASYTDPRRIPLPPLVTLPRCQTQIVTNVSMSSSSPDDDEDCVVAVKFLGPQLSFCRPAHSRYEWVNIRIDNPCFFSSRVVFSKKEGMFRILGAGGHLLGSWDLQNHKHKIQRLRFKNIPELTKTTNELMDSCFTYEHLVESVTTGETFIVKQYKKTSEIDKGVAKMKTENLTVFKLDGEGHAVHTRDIGGLVIFLSMSEPFCVPAISFPNLFTNSVQSLDSCENAFVDLADYHVVATSFPNVAPYFIPPQNID; from the coding sequence ATGTCTCTAATTCTCAGCCGGCTGTCGAAGCTCCGTCTTGGGAAATCTCGAAGATCAACTCTTCCTCTACTTCTCTCTAATGGATTCTCTTCTTCCTTGAGGAAAAAGCAAACCCCTCCTTGTTTAATCTTCGCTACGCCTTGTGAACCTTATGAAGCCTTTCTAGGAAAACTCGTCAGATACAACGTTAATGATAAAACCACTACTGATTTGGAAAAGAAGGTGCATATGGAGTTGGTGTATAATGATCTATTTGGTACAGTGGTAACGATAGGGGCAGCTAATGGATGGGTAGCTACTTTGAATGGCATGGACGGAGTCCTGCGTCTCCAAGATGATCTAAACCCTTATGCATCGTATACAGATCCTAGACGCATCCCTCTGCCTCCTCTTGTGACTCTCCCACGTTGCCAAACCCAGATCGTCACCAACGTGTCAATGTCCTCATCTTCtccagatgatgatgaagactgTGTTGTGGCTGTCAAGTTCTTGGGACCTCAGCTCAGTTTTTGCAGACCAGCTCATAGTAGATACGAGTGGGTCAACATCAGGATCGATAACCCATGCTTCTTCTCTTCTCGTGTTGTTTTTTCCAAGAAAGAGGGCATGTTTCGCATTCTCGGAGCTGGAGGCCATCTCCTGGGATCATGGGATCTCCAGAATCACAAACACAAGATTCAGAGGTTGCGTTTTAAAAACATTCCTGAGTTAACCAAGACCACAAACGAGCTCATGGATTCGTGCTTCACGTACGAGCACTTGGTGGAGTCGGTAACCACCGGCGAAACTTTCATTGTCAAGCAATACAAGAAGACTAGCGAGATAGACAAAGGTGTTGCCAAAATGAAAACAGAAAATTTAACGGTGTTCAAGCTAGACGGTGAAGGACACGCGGTTCACACTCGAGACATTGGAGGTCTTGTCATTTTCCTCTCAATGTCTGAACCTTTTTGTGTCCCGGCTATCTCTTTTCCTAACCTGTTCACTAACAGCGTCCAAAGCTTGGATTCATGCGAAAATGCATTTGTCGATCTAGCTGACTACCACGTTGTTGCAACTAGTTTTCCAAACGTGGCCCCTTATTTTATTCCACCACAAAATATAGACTAG
- the LOC108838118 gene encoding uncharacterized protein LOC108838118 encodes MSLLISLLSKLSLGKSKRLPLLLLLSNGFSSSLRKEQTPPCYIVSVEPCEPFKAGLGKLEISRVHNDMINRERKVVRGELVYNDLFGTVVTIGASNGWVATLNGKDGILRLQDDLNPYASYTDPKRIPLPPLVTLPRCQTQIVTNVSMSSSSPEDEDCVVAVKFLGPQLSFCRPAQSKPEWVNIRIDNPCFYSSRVMFSKKDKVFRILGAGGHLMGSWDLQNHKHKIQRLHFENIPELTKPTNELMDSCCTYEHLVESDTTGETFMLKQYKKTGKILKGVAKMKTRNLMVFKLDNEGNAVYTGDIGDLVIFLSKSEPFCVPASSLRRMLPNCVETLDSCENGFVHLDDRYAYTHIGGLNPAPFFIPPQNID; translated from the coding sequence ATGTCTCTGCTTATCAGCCTGCTGTCGAAGCTCAGTCTTGGGAAATCTAAAAGATTACCTCTTCTTCTACTTCTCTCAAATGGATTTTCATCTTCCTTGAGGAAAGAGCAAACCCCTCCATGTTACATCGTCTCAGTTGAACCTTGTGAACCTTTTAAAGCCGGTCTCGGAAAACTCGAAATTTCCAGGGTTCATAATGATATGATTAATCGGGAAAGAAAGGTGGTGCGTGGGGAGTTGGTGTACAATGATCTATTTGGTACAGTGGTAACGATCGGGGCATCTAATGGATGGGTAGCTACTTTGAATGGAAAGGACGGAATCCTGCGTCTTCAAGATGATCTGAACCCGTATGCATCGTATACAGATCCTAAACGCATCCCTCTGCCTCCTCTTGTGACTCTGCCACGTTGCCAAACCCAAATCGTCACCAACGTGTCAATGTCCTCATCTTCTCCAGAGGATGAAGACTGTGTTGTGGCTGTCAAGTTCTTGGGACCTCAGCTCAGTTTTTGCAGACCAGCTCAGAGTAAACCCGAGTGGGTCAACATCAGGATCGATAACCCATGCTTCTACTCCTCACGTGTTATGTTTTCCAAGAAAGACAAGGTGTTTCGCATTCTTGGGGCTGGAGGCCATCTCATGGGATCATGGGACCTCCAGAATCACAAACACAAGATTCAGAGGTTGCACTTTGAAAACATTCCCGAGTTAACCAAGCCCACAAACGAGCTTATGGACTCGTGCTGCACGTACGAGCACTTGGTGGAGTCAGATACCACCGGCGAAACGTTCATGCTTAAGCAGTACAAGAAGACTGGCAAGATACTCAAAGGCGTTGCCAAAATGAAAACAAGAAATTTAATGGTGTTCAAGCTAGACAATGAAGGAAATGCAGTTTACACTGGAGACATTGGAGATCTCGTCATTTTCCTCTCAAAGTCTGAACCTTTTTGTGTCCCGGCTAGCTCACTACGGAGGATGCTCCCTAACTGCGTCGAAACCTTGGATTCATGCGAAAATGGATTTGTCCATCTGGATGATCGCTACGCTTATACACATATTGGTGGTCTAAACCCGGCCCCTTTCTTTATTCCACCACAAAATATAGACTAG